A DNA window from Brassica napus cultivar Da-Ae chromosome A4, Da-Ae, whole genome shotgun sequence contains the following coding sequences:
- the LOC106446027 gene encoding adenylosuccinate lyase-like, translating into MAMKPQLRIQWLLKLSKIPELTEVPSFSKEAEAYLQAIIDGFNVDAALEVKKIEKVTNHDVKAVEYFLKQKCESHPEFAKVLEFSISLAPLRTSTTSPTV; encoded by the exons ATGGCGATGAAACCACAATTACGG ATTCAATGGCTTCTTAAGCTTTCAAAAATTCCCGAACTCACCGAAGTTCCAAGCTTTAGTAAAGAAGCTGAGGCTTACTTGCAAGCGATCATCGATGGGTTCAACGTGGATGCCGCGTTGGAAGTCAAGAAGATCGAGAAAGTAACCAACCACGATGTCAAGGCAGTGGAGTACTTCTTGAAACAAAAGTGTGAATCTCATCCAGAGTTTGCTAAG GTTCTTGAGTTTTCCATTTCGCTTGCACCTCTGAGGACATCAACAACCTCTCCCACCGTTTGA
- the LOC106446025 gene encoding 40S ribosomal protein S9-2 isoform X1 yields MVQVRFYRNYGKTFKKPRRPYEKERLDAELKLVGEYGLRCKRELWRVQYTLSRIRNAARELLTLDEKNPRRIFQGEALLRRMNKNGLLDESQNKLDYVLALTVENFLERRLQTIVFKSGMAKSIHHARVLIRQRHISLTCVKNLCFRVGRQLVNIPSFMVKVESQKHIDFSLTSPFGGGRPGRVKRRNERAGAKKAGGVGGDEDDEE; encoded by the exons ATGGTGCAAGTCAGGTTCTACCGCAACt ACGGCAAGACCTTCAAGAAGCCGCGACGTCCTTACGAGAAGGAGCGTCTTGACGCCGAGCTGAAGCTTGTCGGAGAATACGGTCTTCGTTGTAAGAGAGAGCTGTGGAGGGTTCAGTACACGCTTAGCCGTATCCGTAACGCTGCCAGAGAGCTTCTCACTCTCGACGAGAAGAACCCTCGTCGGATCTTTCAAGGTGAAGCTCTTCTGAGGAGGATGAACAAGAATGGGCTTCTTGATGAGTCCCAGAACAAGCTCGACTACGTTCTTGCTTTGACTGTTGAGAATTTCCTCGAGCGCCGTCTCCAGACTATTGTCTTCAAGTCCGGTATGGCCAAGTCCATTCACCACGCCCGTGTCCTTATCCGACAAAGGCACATCAG CTTGACTTGTGTAAAGAATCTGTGCTTTAGGGTTGGGAGGCAACTTGTGAACATTCCATCGTTCATGGTTAAAGTAGAGTCACAGAAACACATTGACTTTTCTCTGACCAGTCCATTTGGTGGTGGTCGACCTGGAAGAGTGAAGAGAAGGAACGAGAGAGCTGGTGCTAAGAAAGCTGGTGGTGTTGGTGGTGATGAGGATGATGAAGAGTAA
- the LOC106446025 gene encoding 40S ribosomal protein S9-2 isoform X2 — MVQVRFYRNYGKTFKKPRRPYEKERLDAELKLVGEYGLRCKRELWRVQYTLSRIRNAARELLTLDEKNPRRIFQGEALLRRMNKNGLLDESQNKLDYVLALTVENFLERRLQTIVFKSGMAKSIHHARVLIRQRHIRVGRQLVNIPSFMVKVESQKHIDFSLTSPFGGGRPGRVKRRNERAGAKKAGGVGGDEDDEE, encoded by the exons ATGGTGCAAGTCAGGTTCTACCGCAACt ACGGCAAGACCTTCAAGAAGCCGCGACGTCCTTACGAGAAGGAGCGTCTTGACGCCGAGCTGAAGCTTGTCGGAGAATACGGTCTTCGTTGTAAGAGAGAGCTGTGGAGGGTTCAGTACACGCTTAGCCGTATCCGTAACGCTGCCAGAGAGCTTCTCACTCTCGACGAGAAGAACCCTCGTCGGATCTTTCAAGGTGAAGCTCTTCTGAGGAGGATGAACAAGAATGGGCTTCTTGATGAGTCCCAGAACAAGCTCGACTACGTTCTTGCTTTGACTGTTGAGAATTTCCTCGAGCGCCGTCTCCAGACTATTGTCTTCAAGTCCGGTATGGCCAAGTCCATTCACCACGCCCGTGTCCTTATCCGACAAAGGCACATCAG GGTTGGGAGGCAACTTGTGAACATTCCATCGTTCATGGTTAAAGTAGAGTCACAGAAACACATTGACTTTTCTCTGACCAGTCCATTTGGTGGTGGTCGACCTGGAAGAGTGAAGAGAAGGAACGAGAGAGCTGGTGCTAAGAAAGCTGGTGGTGTTGGTGGTGATGAGGATGATGAAGAGTAA
- the LOC106448270 gene encoding uncharacterized protein LOC106448270, translating to MGSVKCNIGSSWTASSQHTGASWLIRDFQGQPMKHSRRSFSEVTSRLEADITTICWAAKDLQTLHWNRVIMEISSTQALEALNNPHRFPGLSYLIECTHQALSCFQSCLVEVVNVSANRVADQIAVRVTNDGRWSSYIARGGPSWLNDTILAEAVNSPSSYSS from the coding sequence ATGGGTTCCGTAAAATGTAACATAGGAAGCTCATGGACAGCTAGTTCTCAGCATACGGGTGCGTCTTGGTTGATACGAGACTTTCAAGGTCAACCTATGAAACACAGTCGACGTTCATTCTCAGAGGTTACATCAAGATTGGAAGCTGACATTACTACAATATGTTGGGCAGCTAAAGATCTTCAGACTCTGCACTGGAACAGAGTTATCATGGAAATCTCATCAACTCAAGCTCTGGAGGCCTTGAACAATCCACACAGGTTCCCGGGTTTGTCCTACTTAATTGAGTGTACTCATCAAGCTCTATCTTGTTTCCAAAGCTGTTTGGTGGAAGTTGTGAATGTTTCAGCAAATAGAGTAGCAGATCAGATTGCTGTCAGAGTTACGAACGATGGACGATGGAGTTCTTATATAGCTCGTGGAGGTCCAAGTTGGCTCAATGACACTATTCTTGCTGAGGCAGTTAACTCTCCATCTTCATACTCAAGTTGA